In a genomic window of Callithrix jacchus isolate 240 chromosome 22, calJac240_pri, whole genome shotgun sequence:
- the LOC144580756 gene encoding uncharacterized protein LOC144580756: protein MLLRPGSPRPPRAALRREPRTCGGKKEGGRGRLAEGGAQGGGGGREGGGGGGGGGPRCRRNGKFDKSLQRPEEEGAGRSGGPAPPPPRPLTRCAGFGAGGRREGERVGRGVGGGELERPGRVLPRPPPPGLGSRHPGGRAAAAAARGSAVQSSARGAAGAAASATGKLKGKGDDRVNRPPAGAPRPRPRARLGPPPSPRKGCRPSASAPCAHAGARHPARRARPGALATPHPYSHPAFPTGRPQAAPPGPHFSPPADSRAPRAVPGPGWRPQGMPGPTGGRPPGRRRTEAGGGSPQTPRHPAPPPGPAAATSPNFFSRDKLSWARPGGRRGRGFLQVSSLDFGMVRVPPPRPLPPGSRAAPPQPGRGLILGRDGGGRRKPGSPAHPPPGAPPKS, encoded by the coding sequence ATGCTACTGCGCCCAGGCTCTCCGCGTCCCCCCCGCGCCGCGCTCCGCCGCGAACCCCGAACGTgcggagggaagaaggagggcgGGCGAGGGAGGCTCGCGGAGGGAGGAGCgcaggggggaggaggaggcagagaaggaggaggtggaggaggaggaggaggaccgcGCTGCCGGCGGAATGGGAAGTTTGACAAATCGCTCCAGAGGCCGGAggaggagggggcggggaggAGCGGCGGCCctgccccccccccgccccgtcCCCTGACGAGGTGCGCGGGGTTCGGGGCTGGGGGccggagagagggggagagggtgggcagaggggtgggaggaggagagctGGAGCGGCCCGGGCGGGTCCTGCCCCGGCCCCCGCCCCCGGGCCTGGGGTCAAGGCATCCGGGGGGACGCGCAGCCGCCGCCGCGGCCCGGGGCTCGGCGGTCCAGTCTTCTGCCCGCGGCGCGGCTGGAGCGGCGGCGTCGGCAACAGGCAAGCTTAAAGGAAAAGGAGATGATCGTGTCAATCGCCCGCCCGCGGGGGCGCCGCGCCCCCGCCCCCGGGCCCGCCTGGGACCCCCGCCCAGCCCGCGAAAGGGGTGCCGCCCCTCCGCCTCCGCCCCTTGCGCACACGCAGGGGCGCGGCACCCGGCCCGCAGAGCCCGTCCCGGGGCGCTTGCTACCCCTCACCCCTATTCCCACCCCGCGTTCCCCACCGGCCGCCCCCAAGCTGCCCCGCCCGGCCCGCACTTCTCTCCACCCGCCGACTCCAGAGCCCCCAGAGCGGTCCCAGGCCCGGGCTGGCGCCCCCAGGGGATGCCAGGGCCCACGGGCGGGCGCCCTCCCGGGAGGAGGCGGACTGAGGCGGGTGGGGGCAGCCCTCAGACCCCGCGCCACCCAGCTCCTCCCCCAGGACCCGCCGCAGCCACTTCCCCCAATTTTTTTTCCCGGGACAAACTTTCCTGGGCCCGTCCCGGGGGTCGACGTGGGAGGGGGTTCCTTCAAGTTTCCTCTCTTGACTTTGGGATGGTCAGGGTCCCTCCACCGCGCCCCTTGCCCCCTGGGAGCAGGGCCGCGCCCCCCCAGCCGGGGCGCGGGCTGATCCTAGGGCGGGACGGGGGCGGGAGAAGGAAACCGGGCTCTCCTGCCCATCCCCCACCCGGGGCGCCCCCCAAGAGCTGA